In Rheinheimera sp. MM224, one DNA window encodes the following:
- a CDS encoding EAL domain-containing protein produces MTIKLQHGIKLWWLMLLMFCHSAFAFHAQVNSFDKQLSRLQLGANLYFQQTHKALPLEELIFDPERHHAFRLVAEYKKSLQSADQSLWLFSRLHYTGQTPIQTVVHYDFPLADVVQVYSYNRAKNDLQLLSSTGASVPFYQRALAYRSFAFPLNFEPGQELDLFVKVQDAAIAPVQLTLWQHNDFVLDQLYKNILDGLLCGVLLLMAIYNLFLYFSLQQRLYLYYSGFFINCALVLAILNGLAFAMLWPDYPEINQAILYVATGATFTCLTLFSWHVRQQQGSILGRFGFYLCLISALLLLFSPLYANNQLRFWGLLVVTALCLGVNTLFALVHAIKGDRTAKTFALGWSFFFGCIVLLALSQIGYVPTAQAWQYLLLMAVMGSMALMSFSLLQNIRGTQQQSIDHQRLANAHLQQYYDIYHNAVEGMFTSTLQGQLITANQALLNMLGYQSLQQMQLDVAKTGMARYYANPEDRAQMLKQLQLGDNKNFEIRGLRADGSAFWALMSARLAEGDGTQSAYVHGSIVDITAHKQNTEQLAYLATHDPLTSLYNRHYFIEQLEQTLRFAHQATLLYLDIDQFKLINTTCDHRAGDALLCQISNQMQRVLNNRGTLARLESDEFVVLLPHLTSNEAFAIAHQLLDTVKEFRFIWQDSVFSISVSIGLAENSDGNQSTEHWLKQADSACFVAKEKGRNRIHMFNADDEELQRHQSEIQWLKTLRQALEQDNFVLFMQPITAIQQDQPGLHYELLLRLSLPDQGLIAPGNFLSSAERYGLMPQIDRWVIRNYFRWLAQQPVHLAELSLANINLSGASLTDPLFKAYVSSLFREYRIPFSKVCFEITESMAILNVHQTLDFISHFRQLGCKFALDDFGSGFSSYGYLKNFPVDFVKIDGSFVRDLLIDPFDCAIVQSIHDIARAMKIQTVAEYVENMEICHKLTEMGIDFAQGYGLAKPRPLYQQE; encoded by the coding sequence ATGACGATAAAACTGCAGCATGGAATAAAGCTATGGTGGCTTATGCTGCTGATGTTTTGTCATAGTGCTTTTGCCTTCCATGCTCAGGTCAATAGTTTTGATAAACAGCTCAGTCGCCTCCAGCTGGGCGCTAATTTGTATTTTCAACAGACTCACAAAGCCTTGCCGCTGGAAGAGCTGATTTTTGATCCAGAAAGGCACCATGCGTTTCGTTTGGTCGCCGAATACAAAAAGTCGCTGCAAAGTGCTGACCAGTCGTTGTGGTTATTCAGCCGCTTACATTACACAGGCCAGACTCCAATTCAGACCGTCGTGCATTACGACTTTCCATTGGCTGACGTGGTTCAGGTCTATAGCTACAACAGAGCCAAAAATGATTTGCAGTTGTTAAGCAGCACAGGAGCTTCAGTCCCCTTTTATCAACGCGCTCTGGCCTATCGCAGCTTTGCATTTCCACTGAATTTTGAACCTGGGCAGGAACTGGACTTGTTTGTCAAAGTGCAGGATGCAGCCATAGCGCCAGTGCAGCTGACTTTATGGCAGCACAATGATTTCGTCTTAGATCAGTTGTATAAAAACATTCTGGATGGTTTGCTTTGTGGCGTTTTATTGCTGATGGCTATCTACAACCTGTTTTTATATTTCTCGTTGCAACAACGACTGTATTTGTATTATTCGGGCTTTTTTATTAACTGCGCTTTGGTGCTGGCGATTTTAAACGGCCTGGCTTTTGCGATGCTTTGGCCTGATTATCCGGAAATCAATCAGGCTATTTTGTATGTGGCAACCGGAGCAACCTTCACCTGCCTGACGCTCTTTAGCTGGCATGTACGCCAACAACAAGGCAGCATACTGGGTCGGTTTGGCTTTTATCTGTGTTTAATCAGCGCTTTGTTATTACTGTTCAGCCCACTCTATGCCAATAACCAATTACGATTCTGGGGTCTGTTGGTGGTCACGGCTTTGTGTCTGGGCGTAAACACATTGTTTGCACTGGTGCATGCCATCAAAGGCGATCGTACCGCTAAAACTTTTGCTTTGGGCTGGTCTTTTTTCTTTGGTTGTATAGTGCTGCTGGCCTTATCGCAAATTGGTTATGTGCCTACAGCTCAGGCCTGGCAATATCTGCTACTGATGGCGGTGATGGGCAGCATGGCTCTGATGAGTTTTAGCTTGCTGCAAAATATCAGGGGCACCCAACAACAAAGTATCGATCACCAGCGTCTGGCCAATGCCCATTTACAACAATATTACGACATCTATCACAATGCTGTTGAAGGGATGTTTACCAGTACCTTGCAAGGCCAATTGATCACCGCCAATCAGGCATTGCTGAACATGTTGGGTTATCAAAGCCTGCAACAAATGCAGCTGGATGTGGCAAAAACCGGCATGGCGCGTTATTACGCCAATCCGGAAGACAGAGCCCAGATGCTGAAACAACTGCAACTGGGTGATAACAAAAACTTTGAGATTCGGGGTTTACGTGCTGATGGCTCAGCATTTTGGGCTTTAATGTCAGCGCGGCTAGCCGAAGGTGACGGTACCCAAAGTGCTTATGTGCACGGCTCTATAGTGGATATCACAGCGCACAAACAAAATACCGAACAGCTGGCTTACCTGGCGACACACGATCCGCTGACCTCTTTGTACAACCGGCATTATTTTATTGAACAACTGGAGCAGACGCTGCGTTTTGCTCATCAAGCCACCTTACTTTATCTGGATATAGATCAGTTTAAACTGATCAATACCACCTGCGACCACAGAGCCGGTGATGCCTTGTTATGCCAAATCAGTAACCAGATGCAACGAGTCCTGAACAACAGGGGCACTTTAGCCAGATTAGAAAGCGATGAATTTGTGGTGCTGTTACCGCATTTAACCAGCAATGAAGCTTTTGCTATTGCCCATCAGTTGCTGGATACAGTGAAAGAATTCCGTTTTATCTGGCAGGACAGCGTATTCAGTATCAGTGTCAGCATAGGTCTGGCAGAAAACTCAGACGGCAATCAAAGCACCGAACATTGGTTAAAACAAGCAGATTCAGCCTGCTTTGTCGCCAAAGAAAAAGGTCGTAACCGCATTCATATGTTTAATGCCGACGACGAAGAATTGCAACGCCATCAGTCCGAAATTCAGTGGTTGAAAACCTTAAGGCAGGCGTTGGAACAAGATAACTTTGTGCTTTTTATGCAGCCCATCACCGCGATTCAACAGGATCAGCCTGGTTTGCATTACGAGCTGCTGCTGCGTTTATCTTTACCAGACCAAGGCTTAATAGCGCCTGGCAACTTCTTAAGCTCTGCAGAACGTTATGGTCTGATGCCACAAATAGACCGCTGGGTGATCCGCAACTATTTCCGCTGGCTGGCGCAACAACCAGTCCATCTGGCGGAGCTGAGTTTAGCTAATATCAATTTATCCGGCGCCTCGTTAACCGACCCACTGTTCAAAGCTTATGTCAGTTCATTGTTCCGTGAGTATCGCATTCCTTTTTCTAAGGTGTGTTTTGAAATCACCGAAAGTATGGCGATTTTAAATGTGCACCAGACGCTGGATTTTATCTCCCACTTCAGACAGCTGGGCTGTAAGTTTGCCTTAGACGACTTCGGTAGTGGTTTTTCATCTTATGGTTACCTGAAAAACTTCCCGGTCGACTTTGTCAAAATTGATGGCAGTTTTGTCCGCGACTTGCTGATCGATCCTTTTGACTGCGCCATAGTGCAATCTATTCACGATATTGCCCGCGCTATGAAAATCCAAACCGTAGCCGAATATGTTGAAAACATGGAGATTTGTCACAAGCTGACCGAAATGGGAATAGACTTCGCTCAAGGTTATGGCCTGGCCAAACCACGCCCCCTTTATCAGCAGGAATAG
- a CDS encoding c-type cytochrome, translating into MRFIPLIVLVLVGLSAPVLAQDAVAGKTKAAVCSACHGAEGISVLPDYPNLAGQKQKYLETSIKAYRDGVRKHAVMSPMAAGLSDADILDLAAYFSSLAVQSPAK; encoded by the coding sequence ATGCGATTTATACCTTTGATAGTATTAGTTTTAGTCGGATTGTCTGCACCTGTTTTAGCTCAGGATGCAGTAGCCGGAAAAACCAAAGCAGCAGTCTGCTCGGCTTGTCATGGCGCTGAAGGGATTTCGGTATTACCGGATTACCCTAACTTAGCAGGGCAAAAACAGAAGTATCTGGAAACATCCATTAAAGCGTATCGTGATGGCGTACGTAAACATGCGGTGATGTCACCTATGGCTGCAGGCTTGTCTGATGCGGATATTCTGGATTTAGCGGCTTATTTTTCTTCTCTGGCGGTTCAGTCGCCAGCCAAATAA
- a CDS encoding DUF3630 family protein, which yields MNNETTNSFIVQIEQKQLLLTALWPMRFEQVQQCKSWFAQSAVKAGTLAYGADRVELGLSFANESFTFCYEDYSESFWVTADSAGGAMLLSELAKEFSSLEIR from the coding sequence ATGAATAACGAAACAACTAACAGTTTTATTGTACAAATTGAACAGAAACAACTGCTACTGACTGCTTTATGGCCAATGCGTTTTGAACAAGTCCAGCAATGTAAGTCATGGTTTGCACAAAGTGCAGTCAAAGCTGGCACTTTGGCCTATGGTGCGGACAGGGTGGAGCTGGGATTAAGCTTTGCCAATGAATCATTTACTTTTTGTTACGAAGACTATAGCGAAAGTTTTTGGGTCACAGCTGACAGTGCAGGCGGCGCTATGCTACTGTCAGAATTAGCAAAAGAATTCAGTAGCTTGGAGATTAGATGA
- a CDS encoding protein adenylyltransferase SelO, protein MPLLLSSTYASALPDLVSAVSVTAFEQPTLLAYSTDTAALLQIPTAFFQQSDAADYLSGKKLFTGSKPIAQKYAGHQFGQYNPELGDGRGLLLGDVKGSDGKNYDLHLKGAGRTPYSRFGDGRAVLRSSIREFLASEAMFHLGIPTSRALSLVGSTEPVQRETIEQGAMVIRVCPSHIRFGHFEHCFYTGDKNQLQRLVDFTVQQHFPDCLNAENPALAMLQQVVVRTAELISQWQAVGFNHGVMNTDNMSILGISFDYGPYAFLDDYQPGYICNHSDHSGRYAFDEQPGIGLWNLNALAHALSPLIEVEDLRSALGLYEPTLVSHYMALMGKKLGLASIEPTDRALIGQWLALLQQQKQDYTLSFRRLADFSDDTNGSSIRDHMLDLVAFDQWAELYRARLTKESTTTAERKTQMNSVNPLYILRNYLAQQAIEASEQGDTVPLHELMQVLQQPYQLQPGKEAFAAPPPDWGKGMDISCSS, encoded by the coding sequence ATGCCACTTCTTTTAAGTTCCACTTATGCATCAGCTTTACCTGATTTAGTCAGTGCAGTCAGCGTCACGGCTTTTGAGCAGCCAACACTTTTAGCCTACAGCACGGACACTGCGGCTTTGTTGCAAATCCCTACTGCATTTTTTCAACAGTCTGATGCTGCAGACTACTTAAGTGGCAAAAAGCTGTTTACAGGTAGCAAACCGATAGCCCAAAAGTATGCTGGTCATCAGTTTGGTCAATACAATCCTGAATTAGGCGATGGTCGGGGTTTGCTATTGGGGGATGTAAAAGGCTCTGATGGTAAAAATTACGACCTGCATTTAAAGGGTGCTGGCCGCACCCCTTATTCACGTTTTGGTGATGGTCGTGCTGTATTAAGGTCCAGCATTCGCGAATTTTTAGCCTCCGAAGCTATGTTTCATTTAGGTATTCCAACCAGCAGGGCCTTAAGCCTGGTCGGCAGCACCGAGCCTGTACAACGAGAAACTATAGAACAAGGCGCTATGGTGATACGGGTCTGCCCCAGCCATATCCGCTTCGGCCACTTTGAACACTGTTTTTACACAGGCGATAAAAACCAATTACAGCGCTTGGTCGATTTTACAGTGCAGCAGCATTTTCCGGATTGTCTGAACGCAGAAAATCCAGCTTTAGCGATGTTACAACAAGTCGTAGTGCGCACAGCAGAGCTGATTAGCCAGTGGCAGGCTGTTGGCTTTAACCATGGTGTGATGAATACAGACAATATGTCGATTCTAGGTATCAGTTTTGACTATGGCCCTTATGCTTTTTTAGATGACTATCAGCCAGGTTACATCTGCAATCACTCGGATCATAGCGGCCGTTATGCTTTTGACGAACAGCCTGGTATAGGTTTATGGAACCTCAATGCGCTGGCTCATGCGTTATCTCCTCTGATTGAAGTAGAAGACTTACGATCTGCACTGGGGTTGTACGAGCCAACCTTAGTCAGTCATTACATGGCTTTGATGGGGAAAAAGCTCGGTCTTGCCAGCATAGAACCGACGGATCGCGCTTTAATAGGCCAATGGTTGGCGTTATTGCAGCAACAGAAGCAGGATTACACTTTAAGTTTTCGCCGTCTGGCTGATTTTTCGGATGACACCAATGGCTCTTCAATCCGTGATCATATGCTGGACCTTGTGGCTTTTGACCAGTGGGCAGAGTTATACCGCGCTCGCCTGACGAAGGAATCCACTACAACAGCTGAACGTAAAACCCAAATGAACAGCGTCAACCCTTTATATATTCTGCGTAATTACCTGGCTCAACAAGCTATTGAAGCGTCAGAACAAGGGGATACAGTACCTTTACACGAACTAATGCAGGTGTTGCAACAACCTTATCAGTTGCAGCCTGGTAAAGAAGCTTTTGCCGCGCCACCTCCGGATTGGGGTAAAGGTATGGATATTTCCTGCAGTAGTTAA